One part of the Coturnix japonica isolate 7356 chromosome 22, Coturnix japonica 2.1, whole genome shotgun sequence genome encodes these proteins:
- the ANK1 gene encoding ankyrin-1 isoform X11, with translation MTLIEAVSAKDTPPAFSLLPPRAADRQQLKLQQCLHRLGTGSSCAQGSAHHNRQHGWALSGAAGHTHDPAESRMWSFLVQLLIVVVLLAFFLVSCQNVLYIVRGSVRFLLSHAHRELDKELGESQGLADDEESLSTRVVRRRVLVKGNEVLHLPGEHVTEEQFTDEQGNIITKKVIRKVVRHLGPDGTDDRQEHEDVILEGSLQEPQDLEAEADHFMYSILQRDGLGAKEEVQVRVPKLEVSGSRMGAQIVKRASLKRGKH, from the exons ATGACTTTGATAGAAGCTGTGAGTGCAAAGGACACCCCACctgccttctcccttctcccGCCCCGGGCAGCTGATCGGCAGCAGCTAAAGTTacagcagtgcttgcacagaCTGGGCACGGGCAGCTCCTGTGCCCAGGGCTCTGCCCACCACAACCGACAGCATGGCTGGGCTCtgagcggggctgcggggcacACGCACGaccctgcagagagcaggatGTGGTCTTTCCTGGTCCAGCTGCTGATTGTCGTGGTGCTGCTGGCTTTCTTCCTGGTCAGCTGCCAGAATGTCCTGTACATCGTCAGGGGCTCCGTGCGCTTCCTGCTCAGTCATGCGCACCGAGAGCTGGACAAGGAGCTCGGGGAGAGCCAGGGGCTGGCGGACGACGAGGAGTCTCTCTCTACCAGAGTCGTCCGCCGGCGTGTCCTTGTGAAG GGCAACGAAGTCCTCCATCTCCCTGGGGAGCATGTGACTGAGGAGCAGTTCACAGATGAACAAGGCAATATAATCACCAAGAAG GTCATCCGGAAGGTGGTGCGTCATCTGGGCCCTGATGGCACAGATGACAGGCAGGAGCATGAAGACGTGATCCTGGAGGGTTCCCTACAGGAGCCCCAAGACCTGGAGGCAGAGGCTGATCACTTCATGTACTCCATCCTACAACGAGATGGTCTGGGAGCCAAG GAGGAGGTGCAAGTGCGTGTCCCAAAACTGGAGGTCTCCGGGAGCAGGATGGGGGCTCAGATAGTGAAACGAGCCAGTCTGAAAAGGGGGAAGCATTGA
- the ANK1 gene encoding ankyrin-1 isoform X9, translating into MAQAAKQLKKIKDIEAQALQEQKEKEESNRKRRNRSRDRKKKRGHAPTTVDPLPSCCKQGSPEGMLEQESAVQADAATSFLRAARSGNLDKALDHLRNGVDINTCNQNGLNALHLASKEGHAKMVVELLHKEIVLETTTKKGNTALHIAALAGQQDVVRELVNYGANVNAQSQKGFTPLYMAAQENHLEVVKFLLENGANQNVATEDGFTPLAVALQQGHENVVAHLINYGTKGKVRLPALHIAARNDDTRTAAVLLQNDPNADVLSKTGFTPLHIAAHYENLSVAQLLLNRGASVNFTPQNGITPLHIASRRGNIIMVRLLLDRGAQIETRTKDELTPLHCAARNGHVRIAEILLDHGAPIQAKTKNGLSPIHMAAQGDHLDCVRLLLQYSAEIDDITLDHLTPLHVAAHCGHHRVAKLLVEKGAKPNSRALNGFTPLHIACKKNHIRVMELLLKTGASIDAVTESGLTPLHVAAFMGHLPIVKTLLQRGASPNVSNVKVETPLHMAARAGHMDVAKYLLQNKAKVNAKAKDDQTPLHCAARIGHTSMVQLLLENNANPNLATTAGHMPLHITAREGHVDTALALLEKGASQTCMTKKGFTPLHVAAKYGKVDVAELLLAHDAHPNAAGKNGLTPLHVAVHHNNLEIVKLLLPKGSSPHSSAWNGYTPLHIAAKQNQMEVASSLLQYGASANAESVQGVTPLHLASQEGHTDMVALLFSKQANGNLGNKSGLTPLHLVAQEGHVPVADVLLKHGVAVDATTRMGYTALHIASHYGNIKLVKFLLQHQADVNAKTKLGYTPLHQAAQQGHTDVVTLLLKHGASPNEISTNGTTPLAIAKRLGYISVTDVLKIVTEETSIPPVSDKYRMSFPETVDEILDVSEDEGTAHVTVMEEELMAPKPRTPEPREQEGKREVLEFVTVTTLEQTEESAAVPQVPCVPPETVVTRAEEPEPMGTVETEVEQGSLLHAPSVSPQEPSKEFDEDSLIPSSPATETSDNISPVASPVHTGFLVSFMVDARGGSMRGSRHHGLRVIIPPRACAAPTRITCRLVKPQKLPAPPPLAEEEGLASRIIALGPAGAQFLSPVIVEIPHFASYGRGDRELVVLRSENGSVWKEHRNRYEESYMDQLLNGMDEELESQEELEKKRVCRIITTDFPLYFVVMSRICQDCDMIGPEGGCLKSTLVPMVQATFPDTAVTKKVRLALQAQPVPDELVTKLLGNQATFSPIVTVEPRRRKFHRPIGLRIPLPPSWKDNPRDSGEGDTTSLRLLCSVIGGTAQAQWEDITGTTKLVYEKECANFTTNVSARFWLADCPRTAEAVHFATVLYKELTAVPYMAKFVVFAKMNDGREGRLRCYCMTDDKVDKTLEQHENFTEVARSRDIEVVEGMPLHVELSGNLVPIKKATQSRTFLFQSFQENRLAIPFKVRDSSREASGSLSFLRKAMKYEDLQHVLCHLNISIPPCTKGSSTEERRRTLTPLSLRERYSILSESSFGSLSSTDRADQKMIDIAEQLGLSWAELARELQFGVDDINRIRVENPNSLLEQSIALLNLWVSREGKGVKIENLYTALRNIDRSEIVSTLQGPGRQSRSMKGSWRYTDRDYSLSPSQMNGYASLQDELLSPASLHYMLPSPLRADQYWNEVAIMDAIPMAATEQDALMEMSDMQVWSSGLTPSLVTAEDSSLECSKAEDSDATSEGRFPGQLLTDAHGPDHMGSMDLVEDDTVDSDAMNGLIELLEQEEGQRPERKMPARDHQLGTGEQNPESEVSFVSVQQKVQARIVASPTVSHTVERSADRT; encoded by the exons AGAGGGCATGCACCAACCACTGTGGACCCCTTGCCTTCTTGTTGCAAGCAAGGATCTCCTGAAGGGATGCTGGAGCAGGAGTCTGCTGTGCAG gctGATGCTGCAACCAGCTTCCTGAGAGCTGCAAGATCTGGGAATCTGGACAAAGCCTTGGATCATCTCAGGAATGGGGTAGATATTAACACCTGTAACCAG AATGGGCTGAACGCGTTGCACCTGGCCTCCAAGGAGGGCCACGCAAAAATGGTGGTGGAGCTTCTGCACAAGGAGATTGTCTTGGAGACCACAACAAAG AAGgggaacacagccctgcacatcGCTGCCCTCGCTGGACAGCAGGACGTGGTCCGGGAACTGGTGAACTATGGGGCCAATGTTAACGCTCAGTCACAG AAGGGCTTCACTCCGCTCTACATGGCAGCCCAAGAAAACCACCTGGAGGTTGTGAAGTTTCTCCTGGAGAATGGAGCCAACCAGAATGTAGCCACAGAG GATGGCTTCACACCACTAGCTGTGGCTCTGCAGCAAGGTCATGAGAATGTGGTTGCTCACCTTATCAACTATGGGACAAAGGGTAAGGTCCGCCTGCCCGCCTTGCACATTGCAGCTCGCAACGATGACACCCGCACAGCTGCGGTGCTGCTGCAGAATGACCCCAATGCTGATGTTCTCTCCAAG ACTGGATTTACGCCCTTGCACATTGCAGCCCACTATGAGAATCTCAGTGTGGCCCAACTATTGCTGAATCGTGGAGCCAGTGTCAACTTCACACCCCAG AATGGGATCACTCCTTTGCACATAGCCTCCCGTCGAGGCAACATCATCATGGTGCGGCTGCTGCTGGACCGTGGGGCCCAGATAGAGACAAGGACCAAG gATGAATTGACGCCTCTCCACTGTGCAGCTCGCAACGGGCATGTGCGAATTGCAGAGATCCTACTGGACCACGGTGCTCCCATTCAAGCCAAAACAAAG AACGGTCTGTCACCAATCCACATGGCAGCGCAGGGTGACCACCTGGACTGTGTGCGCCTGCTCCTGCAGTACAGTGCTGAGATAGACGACATCACCCTGGACCACTTGACACCTCTGCATGTGGCCGCACACTGTGGCCACCACCGTGTGGCCAAGCTGCTGGTGGAGAAGGGAGCCAAGCCCAACTCCAGAGCCCTG AATGGCTTCACGCCTCTCCACATCGCCTGCAAGAAGAACCACATTCGGGTGATGGAGTTGCTTCTGAAGACAGGAGCCTCCATTGATGCCGTCACTGAG TCTGGCCTGACCCCCTTGCATGTGGCTGCCTTCATGGGGCACTTGCCCATTGTCAAAACCCTGCTGCAGCGTGGAGCATCTCCTAATGTGTCCAACGTG AAAGTGGAGACTCCCCTGCACATGGCAGCCAGAGCTGGGCACATGGATGTGGCCAAGTATCTGTTGCAGAACAAAGCCAAAGTCAACGCCAAGGCCAAG GATGACCAAACtcctctgcactgtgctgcacgCATTGGCCACACCAGCATGGTCCAACTCCTGCTGGAGAACAATGCCAACCCCAACCTGGCCACCACAGCTGGGCACATGCCTCTGCACATCACTGCCAGAGAGGGGCATGTAGACACAGCCTTGGCCCTGCTAGAGAAGGGAGCCTCTCAGACCTGTATGACCAAG AAAGGATTTACCCCTCTCCACGTTGCAGCCAAGTATGGGAAGGTGGatgtggcagagctgctgctggcgcATGATGCTCACCCCAACGCAGCAGGGAAG AATGGCCTGACCCCACTGCACGTAGCTGTGCACCACAACAACCTGGAGATCGTCAAGCTTCTGCTTCCCAAGGGGAGCTCtccacacagctcagcctgg AACGGGTACACCCCTCTGCACATTGCTGCCAAGCAGAACCAGATGGAGGTGGCCAGCAGCTTGCTGCAGTACGGTGCTTCTGCAAATGCAGAGTCTGTTCAGGGAGTCACCCCTCTGCACCTGGCTTCTCAGGAGGGGCATACAGACATGGTAGCACTGCTTTTCTCCAAGCAAGCCAATGGAAACTTAGGCAACAAG AGTGGCCTGACTCCTCTCCATCTCGTGGCCCAAGAGGGACACGTACCCGTTGCTGATGTTCTGCTGAAACATGGAGTCGCAGTGGATGCAACAACCAGG ATGGGCTACACTGCACTACATATAGCCAGCCACTATGGGAACATCAAATTGGTGAAgtttctgctgcagcaccaggctgaTGTCAATGCTAAGACTAAG CTGGGCTACACCCCCCTGCACCAGGCGGCACAGCAGGGCCACACAGACGTGGTGACCCTCCTGCTGAAGCATGGGGCCTCTCCCAACGAGATCAGCACA AATGGCACCACTCCTCTGGCCATCGCGAAGCGCCTCGGTTACATTTCTGTCACAGATGTGCTCAAGATTGTCACAGAGGAGACCAGCATCCCA CCAGTCAGTGACAAGTACCGCATGAGCTTCCCAGAGACTGTGGATGAGATTCTGGATGTGTCGGAGGATGAAG GCACTGCTCATGTCACAGTAATGG AGGAGGAGCTGATGGCACCGAAACCCAGAACACCTGAACccagggagcaggagggcaAGAGGGAGGTGCTGGAATTTGTGACTGTGACAACGCTGGAGCAAAC GGAGGAGTCTGCAGCTGTCCCACAGGTCCCCTGCGTGCCCCCTGAGACCGTGGTGACCAGAGCAGAGGAGCCTGAGCCGATGGGAACTGTGGAGACTGAAGTTGAGCAAGGCAGCCTGCTGCATGCACCCTCAGTGTCCCCGCAGGAG CCCTCCAAGGAGTTCGATGAGGACTCCTTGATTCCCAGCAGCCCAGCCACTGAGACCTCGGACAACATCAGCCCAGTGGCCAGCCCCGTTCACACCGG GTTCCTGGTGAGCTTCATGGTGGACGCACGTGGCGGCTCCATGCGGGGCAGCCGGCACCACGGGCTGCGTGTCATCATCCCACCCCGTGCCTGTGCTGCACCCACCCGCATCACTTGCCGCCTGGTGAAGCCTCAGAAGCTGCCCGCACCCCCACCACTGGCTGAGGAGGAGGGCCTGGCAAGCCGCATCATTGCACTGGGACCCGCTGGCGCCCAGTTCCTCAG CCCTGTCATCGTGGAGATTCCTCACTTTGCCTCCTACGGACGCGGGGACCGTGAGCTGGTGGTGCTGCGCAGTGAGAATGGCTCTGTATGGAAGGAACACCGCAACCGCTACGAGGAGAGCTACATGGACCAACTGCTCAATGGCATGGATGAGG AGCTGGAGAGCCAAGAGgagctggaaaagaagaggGTCTGCCGCATCATCACCACTGACTTTCCTCTCTACTTCGTGGTCATGTCCCGGATTTGCCAGGACTGTGACATGATTGGCCCCGAGGGAGGATGCTTGAAGAGCACACTGGTGCCCATGGTGCAAGCCACCTTCCCAGACACCGCTGTCACCAAGAAAGTGAGGCTGGCTCTGCAG GCACAGCCCGTGCCCGATGAGCTGGTGACCAAGCTGCTGGGGAACCAGGCAACCTTCAGCCCCATCGTCACGGTGGAGCCTCGTCGTAGGAAGTTCCACCGCCCCATTGGCCTCCGCATCCCTCTGCCCCCATCCTGGAAGGACAATCCCCGAGACAGTGGTGAGGGTGACACCACCAGCCTGcgcctgctctgctctgtgataG gagggacagCACAAGCTCAGTGGGAAGACATCACAGGCACCACAAAGCTGGTCTATGAAAAAGAATGCGCTAACTTTACCACCAATGTGTCTGCCAG GTTCTGGCTGGCTGACTGCCCGCGTACTGCTGAGGCTGTGCATTTTGCCACCGTGCTGTACAAGGAGCTGACGGCTGTGCCCTACATGGCCAAATTTGTGGTGTTTGCCAAGATGAATGATGGACGGGAAGGCCGGCTGCGCTGCTACTGCATGACTGATGACAAGGTGGACAAGACTTTGGAGCAGCATGAGAACTTCACTGAGGTGGCCCGCAGCAGGGACATTGAG GTGGTGGAGGGAATGCCTCTGCATGTCGAGCTCTCAGGGAACCTGGTGCCCATCAAGAAGGCCACACAGTCACGCACCTTCCTCTTCCAGTCCTTCCAGGAGAACCGCCTCGCCATCCCTTTCAAG GTCCGGGACAGCAGCCGGGAAGCCAGTGGCTCCCTGTCCTTCCTGCGCAAAGCCATGAAGTATGAGGACTTGCAACATGTGCTCTGCCACCTCAACATCAGCATTCCACCCTGCACCAAG GGAAGCAGCACTGAGGAGCGAAGGAGGACACTGACACCTTTGTCTCTGCGGGAGCGATATAGCATCCTAAGTGAGAGCAGTTTTG gctctctgagcagcacagacagggcAGACCAGAAGATGATTGACATCGCAGAGCAGCTTGGCCTCAGCTGGGCAG AGCTGGCACGTGAGCTGCAGTTTGGGGTGGATGACATCAACAGGATTCGTGTGGAGAACCCTAACTCCTTGCTGGAGCAGAGCATAGCCTTGCTCAACCTCTGGGTCAGCCGTGAGGGCAAGGGTGTCAAGA TTGAGAACCTGTACACGGCGCTGAGGAACATCGACCGCAGCGAGATTGTCAGCACGCTGCAGGGCCCCGGCCGGCAGAGCCGCAGCATGAAGGGCAGCTGGCGCTACACAGACAGGGACTACTCACTCTCGCCCTCCCAGATGAATG GTTACGCTTCGCTGCAGGACGAGCTGCTCTCCCCTGCCTCTTTGCATTATATGCTGCCATCCCCTCTGCGTGCTGACCAGTACTGGAACGAGGTGGCCATCATGGATGCCATCCCCATGGCCGCCACCGAGCAGGACGCCCTGATGGAGATGTCTGACATGCAGGTGTGGTCCTCAGGGCTCACCCCTTCACTGGTGACGGCTGAGGACTCCTCTCTGGAGTGCAGCAAGGCTGAGGACTCGGATGCCACAAGCGAAGGTCGTTTCCCAGGGCAACTTCTGACAGACGCACATGGCCCAGACCACATGGGCTCTATGGACTTAGTTGAGGATGACACAGTGGACTCAGATGCCATGAATGGGCTGATTGAACTGCTAGAGCAGGAGGAGGGGCAGAGGCCAGAGAGGAAGATGCCAGCCAGGGACCACCAGCTGGGGACTGGAGAGCAGAACCCAGAGAGTGAAgtctcttttgtttcagttcaacAGAAGGTACAAGCCAGGATCGTGGCATCACCGACCGTGAGCCACACAGTGGAGAGGAGTGCAGACAG GACCTGA